In Oncorhynchus clarkii lewisi isolate Uvic-CL-2024 chromosome 24, UVic_Ocla_1.0, whole genome shotgun sequence, one DNA window encodes the following:
- the LOC139382918 gene encoding protein moonraker-like isoform X5 codes for MAANFLKESPMTLGQSKSWVTLGTNRSSRLSQNQLLFNAAMPANAYNRATQVGPPAPIVIEKLMPWVEKRDDLDSTCSSLCFSALSEERLLAAVRLAKRDLRKRRQESLNSSPIRPQPEETTPIKNNVEQQKVVVPKGRSKTAGPKEDVIQSGAKVLVYTPQKYVSIPPGPDHGRSPPTKDPGPRQTASKEPHTALSQEVRRLQRELANFIQRIDQLANRGRMVVEPLEPDEQRRVVVRRQEQAARSARIIYVLQQQVKEIQEDLDKLRSQKIQHTNKSRAMDRLAAAHRGAVRAMQVFTNQLSDTSEGRMPSYYKELGQLIRQLSLCSAKVEVGQGSAVPETALDILLKLETLDTALSKQESHAQRRQARVRSSSPARHRRSPHRSTSPPRPPRGPVTRGLRGPRRAAGPKKSFPADRRAVPRHQQPPGATEPPPHLHRSQMQSLVHLREFREGVGQVPNSQGGPLHPDRTKQGAHVRDAGFQQPTVASRLRVCQHSQKEASVPWIPTSPHSPKQQQQRSPQKGPEPRCLFSPLKPSSGPSEQQLVGVVTAEQDQGLTSDRQRQAHNEAIRQAWLDRMTMQRLRDLNQLSKDEAERIQRLRSEVGSPTQWAERAEQEARGRLQPLLNQALMGAAASQTWDRKSTSSLRHQLSEQAADRAAESAEVLSEALLEELLADAARAAWTVETDRRTEGLAQLQLQAPTLESMLLRMEEMEKDQEAVRRRFATLTYSDPYYWSRRDTTGPQRSVPISRPVSPQPVRITRPALRHTTTADIVLESPVETGHSVLFEGSIREEVSPGQPGGSSTFPAPGERWGDGTRISVPASMQRNIQQYRQDHEAYLRLVAHEAVGSFNPWAIADSLSEELMSEALADVAAEFQDVCEEYAEAVFTSEFLQPITSPPASVPPLDIQ; via the exons atggctgcaaactttctgaAGGAGTCTCCGATGACATTAGGACAATCGAAAAGCTGGGTCACATTAGGTACAAATCGTAGCTCTCGACTTTCTCAGAACCAG TTACTTTTCAATGCAGCCATGCCTGCCAACGCCTATAACCGTGCTACCCAAGTTGGCCCACCTGCACCCATTGTGATTGAGAAGCTGATGCCCTGGGTAGAGAAGCGGGATGACCTGGATAGCACCTGcagctctctgtgtttctctgctctgTCTGAGGAGCGTCTGCTGGCTGCAGTCAGGCTGGCCAAGAGAGATCTGAGGAAGAGACGACAGGAGTCATTGAACAGCTCCCCCATCAGACCACAGCCAGAGGAGACCACTCCCATCAAGAACAATGTGGAGCAG CAGAAGGTGGTTGTTCCTAAGGGGAGGTCCAAGACCGCCGGCCCCAAAGAAGATGTGATTCAGTCTGGAGCCAAGGTGCTTGTTTACACCCCCCAGAAGTACGTCTCCATACCCCCTGGGCCTGATCATGGCCGGTCCCCCCCAACCAAAGACCCAGGCCCAAGGCAAACAGCCAGCAAGGAGCCCCACACAGCCCTCAGCCAGGAAGTCCGCAGGCTGCAGAGAGAGCTGGCCAACTTCATCCAGAGAATAGATCAGCTGGCTAACAGAG GGCGAATGGTTGTAGAGCCCTTGGAGCCTGATGAGCAGCGCAGGGTGGTGGTCCGCAGACAGGAACAGGCAGCCCGCTCTGCACGCATCATCTACGTGCTACAACAACAGGTGAAAGAGATCCAAGAGGATTTAGACAAATTACGCTCCCAGAAGATTCAGCACACAAACAAA TCCAGAGCGATGGACAGGTTGGCTGCTGCCCACAGAGGGGCGGTCAGGGCCATGCAGGTGTTCACTAATCAGCTGTCTGACACGTCTGAGGGCAGGATGCCCTCCTATTATAAAGAGCTGGGCCAGCTGATCCGCCAGCTGTCTCTGTGCTCGGCCAAGGTGGAGGTGGGCCAGGGATCAGCCGTCCCAGAGACTGCCCTAGACATCCTGCTGAAACTAGAG aCCCTGGATACTGCTCTAAGCAAACAGGAGAGTCACGCACAGAGGAGGCAGGCCCGAGTACGCAGCTCCTCCCCTGCACGCCACCGCAGGTCTCCACATCGCAGCACGTCTCCTCCCCGTCCACCCAGGGGCCCTGTCACCAGGGGTCTCAGAGGACCTCGTAGAGCAGCAGGTCCCAAGAAGTCCTTCCCTG CAGATAGGAGAGCGGTCCCTCGGCATCAGCAGCCCCCCGGAGCCACAGAGCCTCCTCCACACCTGCATCGCAGCCAGATGCAGAGTTTGGTCCATCTCAGAGAATTCAGGGAAGGAGTGGGGCAGGTCCCCAACAGTCAAGGAGGACCACTGCACCCCGACAGGACAAAG CAGGGAGCCCATGTGAGGGATGCAGGTTTCCAGCAGCCCACAGTGGCTTCCAGGCTGAGAGTGTGTCAGCACTCACAGAAGGAGGCCTCTGTGCCCTGGATACCCACGTCACCTCACTctcctaaacaacaacaacagcg CTCCCCTCAGAAGGGGCCAGAGCCTCGATGTCTCTTCTCCCCCCTGAAGCCCTCCTCAGGACCCTCAGAGCAGCAACTAGTTGGTGTGGTGACAGCAGAGCAGGACCAGGGTCTGACCTCTGATAGACAGAGACAAGCCCACAACGAAGCCATCAG GCAGGCCTGGCTGGACAGGATGACCATGCAGAGACTGAGGGACCTAAATCAGCTGAGTAAAGATGAAGCAGAACGCATCCAGAGACTCCG gtctgaGGTGGGCTCTCCAACCCAGTGGGCTGAGAGAGCTGAGCAGGAGGCCCGAGGGAGACTTCAGCCTCTGTTGAACCAAGCCCTG ATGGGAGCTGCTGCCTCTCAGACCTGGGACAGAAAGTCCACATCATCACTGAGGCATCAACTGTCTGAACAGGCTGCAGACAGA GCTGCGGAGAGCGCTGAGGTGCTGAGTGAGGCCCTGCTAGAGGAGCTGCTGGCCGATGCAGCGCGGGCCGCCTGGacggtggagacagacagacggacggagggtttggcccagctcCAGCTCCAAGCCCCCACCCTGGAGAGCATGCTGCTACGcatggaggagatggag AAAGACCAGGAAGCTGTGAGGAGGCGTTTTGCTACCCTCACATACTCAGACCCTTACTACTGGAGCAGAAGGGACACTACTG GGCCCCAGAGGTCTGTTCCAATCTCCAGGCCAGTCTCTCCTCAGCCCGTTAGGATCACCAGGCCAGCActgagacacaccaccacagctGACATTgtcctggagagccctgtggagACCGG cCACAGTGTCCTGTTTGAGGGCAGCATCAGGGAGGAGGTCTCCCCAGGTCAACCTGGCGGCAGCAGCACCTTCCCAGCCccaggggagaggtggggagacgGGACGCGAATCTCTGTGCCAGCCAGCATGCAGAGGAATATCCAGCAATACAGACAGGACCACGAGGCCTACCTCCGCCTGGTAGCCCACGAGGCTGTGGGCAGCTTCAACCCCTGGGCCATTGCAGACAG TCTGTCAGAGGAGCTTATGTCCGAGGCCCTGGCTGACGTAGCAGCAGAGTTCCAGGACGTCTGTGAGGAGTACGCAGAGGCTGTCTTCACCTCCGAGTTCCTTCAGCCAATCACGTCACCTCCTGCTTCAGTTCCACCGTTAGACATCCAATAG
- the LOC139382918 gene encoding protein moonraker-like isoform X3, which translates to MAANFLKESPMTLGQSKSWVTLGTNRSSRLSQNQLLFNAAMPANAYNRATQVGPPAPIVIEKLMPWVEKRDDLDSTCSSLCFSALSEERLLAAVRLAKRDLRKRRQESLNSSPIRPQPEETTPIKNNVEQQKVVVPKGRSKTAGPKEDVIQSGAKVLVYTPQKYVSIPPGPDHGRSPPTKDPGPRQTASKEPHTALSQEVRRLQRELANFIQRIDQLANRGRMVVEPLEPDEQRRVVVRRQEQAARSARIIYVLQQQVKEIQEDLDKLRSQKIQHTNKSRAMDRLAAAHRGAVRAMQVFTNQLSDTSEGRMPSYYKELGQLIRQLSLCSAKVEVGQGSAVPETALDILLKLETLDTALSKQESHAQRRQARVRSSSPARHRRSPHRSTSPPRPPRGPVTRGLRGPRRAAGPKKSFPADRRAVPRHQQPPGATEPPPHLHRSQMQSLVHLREFREGVGQVPNSQGGPLHPDRTKGAHVRDAGFQQPTVASRLRVCQHSQKEASVPWIPTSPHSPKQQQQRSPQKGPEPRCLFSPLKPSSGPSEQQLVGVVTAEQDQGLTSDRQRQAHNEAIRQAWLDRMTMQRLRDLNQLSKDEAERIQRLRSEVGSPTQWAERAEQEARGRLQPLLNQALQMGAAASQTWDRKSTSSLRHQLSEQAADRAAESAEVLSEALLEELLADAARAAWTVETDRRTEGLAQLQLQAPTLESMLLRMEEMEKDQEAVRRRFATLTYSDPYYWSRRDTTGPQRSVPISRPVSPQPVRITRPALRHTTTADIVLESPVETGHSVLFEGSIREEVSPGQPGGSSTFPAPGERWGDGTRISVPASMQRNIQQYRQDHEAYLRLVAHEAVGSFNPWAIADSLSEELMSEALADVAAEFQDVCEEYAEAVFTSEFLQPITSPPASVPPLDIQ; encoded by the exons atggctgcaaactttctgaAGGAGTCTCCGATGACATTAGGACAATCGAAAAGCTGGGTCACATTAGGTACAAATCGTAGCTCTCGACTTTCTCAGAACCAG TTACTTTTCAATGCAGCCATGCCTGCCAACGCCTATAACCGTGCTACCCAAGTTGGCCCACCTGCACCCATTGTGATTGAGAAGCTGATGCCCTGGGTAGAGAAGCGGGATGACCTGGATAGCACCTGcagctctctgtgtttctctgctctgTCTGAGGAGCGTCTGCTGGCTGCAGTCAGGCTGGCCAAGAGAGATCTGAGGAAGAGACGACAGGAGTCATTGAACAGCTCCCCCATCAGACCACAGCCAGAGGAGACCACTCCCATCAAGAACAATGTGGAGCAG CAGAAGGTGGTTGTTCCTAAGGGGAGGTCCAAGACCGCCGGCCCCAAAGAAGATGTGATTCAGTCTGGAGCCAAGGTGCTTGTTTACACCCCCCAGAAGTACGTCTCCATACCCCCTGGGCCTGATCATGGCCGGTCCCCCCCAACCAAAGACCCAGGCCCAAGGCAAACAGCCAGCAAGGAGCCCCACACAGCCCTCAGCCAGGAAGTCCGCAGGCTGCAGAGAGAGCTGGCCAACTTCATCCAGAGAATAGATCAGCTGGCTAACAGAG GGCGAATGGTTGTAGAGCCCTTGGAGCCTGATGAGCAGCGCAGGGTGGTGGTCCGCAGACAGGAACAGGCAGCCCGCTCTGCACGCATCATCTACGTGCTACAACAACAGGTGAAAGAGATCCAAGAGGATTTAGACAAATTACGCTCCCAGAAGATTCAGCACACAAACAAA TCCAGAGCGATGGACAGGTTGGCTGCTGCCCACAGAGGGGCGGTCAGGGCCATGCAGGTGTTCACTAATCAGCTGTCTGACACGTCTGAGGGCAGGATGCCCTCCTATTATAAAGAGCTGGGCCAGCTGATCCGCCAGCTGTCTCTGTGCTCGGCCAAGGTGGAGGTGGGCCAGGGATCAGCCGTCCCAGAGACTGCCCTAGACATCCTGCTGAAACTAGAG aCCCTGGATACTGCTCTAAGCAAACAGGAGAGTCACGCACAGAGGAGGCAGGCCCGAGTACGCAGCTCCTCCCCTGCACGCCACCGCAGGTCTCCACATCGCAGCACGTCTCCTCCCCGTCCACCCAGGGGCCCTGTCACCAGGGGTCTCAGAGGACCTCGTAGAGCAGCAGGTCCCAAGAAGTCCTTCCCTG CAGATAGGAGAGCGGTCCCTCGGCATCAGCAGCCCCCCGGAGCCACAGAGCCTCCTCCACACCTGCATCGCAGCCAGATGCAGAGTTTGGTCCATCTCAGAGAATTCAGGGAAGGAGTGGGGCAGGTCCCCAACAGTCAAGGAGGACCACTGCACCCCGACAGGACAAAG GGAGCCCATGTGAGGGATGCAGGTTTCCAGCAGCCCACAGTGGCTTCCAGGCTGAGAGTGTGTCAGCACTCACAGAAGGAGGCCTCTGTGCCCTGGATACCCACGTCACCTCACTctcctaaacaacaacaacagcg CTCCCCTCAGAAGGGGCCAGAGCCTCGATGTCTCTTCTCCCCCCTGAAGCCCTCCTCAGGACCCTCAGAGCAGCAACTAGTTGGTGTGGTGACAGCAGAGCAGGACCAGGGTCTGACCTCTGATAGACAGAGACAAGCCCACAACGAAGCCATCAG GCAGGCCTGGCTGGACAGGATGACCATGCAGAGACTGAGGGACCTAAATCAGCTGAGTAAAGATGAAGCAGAACGCATCCAGAGACTCCG gtctgaGGTGGGCTCTCCAACCCAGTGGGCTGAGAGAGCTGAGCAGGAGGCCCGAGGGAGACTTCAGCCTCTGTTGAACCAAGCCCTG CAGATGGGAGCTGCTGCCTCTCAGACCTGGGACAGAAAGTCCACATCATCACTGAGGCATCAACTGTCTGAACAGGCTGCAGACAGA GCTGCGGAGAGCGCTGAGGTGCTGAGTGAGGCCCTGCTAGAGGAGCTGCTGGCCGATGCAGCGCGGGCCGCCTGGacggtggagacagacagacggacggagggtttggcccagctcCAGCTCCAAGCCCCCACCCTGGAGAGCATGCTGCTACGcatggaggagatggag AAAGACCAGGAAGCTGTGAGGAGGCGTTTTGCTACCCTCACATACTCAGACCCTTACTACTGGAGCAGAAGGGACACTACTG GGCCCCAGAGGTCTGTTCCAATCTCCAGGCCAGTCTCTCCTCAGCCCGTTAGGATCACCAGGCCAGCActgagacacaccaccacagctGACATTgtcctggagagccctgtggagACCGG cCACAGTGTCCTGTTTGAGGGCAGCATCAGGGAGGAGGTCTCCCCAGGTCAACCTGGCGGCAGCAGCACCTTCCCAGCCccaggggagaggtggggagacgGGACGCGAATCTCTGTGCCAGCCAGCATGCAGAGGAATATCCAGCAATACAGACAGGACCACGAGGCCTACCTCCGCCTGGTAGCCCACGAGGCTGTGGGCAGCTTCAACCCCTGGGCCATTGCAGACAG TCTGTCAGAGGAGCTTATGTCCGAGGCCCTGGCTGACGTAGCAGCAGAGTTCCAGGACGTCTGTGAGGAGTACGCAGAGGCTGTCTTCACCTCCGAGTTCCTTCAGCCAATCACGTCACCTCCTGCTTCAGTTCCACCGTTAGACATCCAATAG
- the LOC139382918 gene encoding protein moonraker-like isoform X4, with protein sequence MAANFLKESPMTLGQSKSWVTLGTNRSSRLSQNQLLFNAAMPANAYNRATQVGPPAPIVIEKLMPWVEKRDDLDSTCSSLCFSALSEERLLAAVRLAKRDLRKRRQESLNSSPIRPQPEETTPIKNNVEQKVVVPKGRSKTAGPKEDVIQSGAKVLVYTPQKYVSIPPGPDHGRSPPTKDPGPRQTASKEPHTALSQEVRRLQRELANFIQRIDQLANRGRMVVEPLEPDEQRRVVVRRQEQAARSARIIYVLQQQVKEIQEDLDKLRSQKIQHTNKSRAMDRLAAAHRGAVRAMQVFTNQLSDTSEGRMPSYYKELGQLIRQLSLCSAKVEVGQGSAVPETALDILLKLETLDTALSKQESHAQRRQARVRSSSPARHRRSPHRSTSPPRPPRGPVTRGLRGPRRAAGPKKSFPADRRAVPRHQQPPGATEPPPHLHRSQMQSLVHLREFREGVGQVPNSQGGPLHPDRTKQGAHVRDAGFQQPTVASRLRVCQHSQKEASVPWIPTSPHSPKQQQQRSPQKGPEPRCLFSPLKPSSGPSEQQLVGVVTAEQDQGLTSDRQRQAHNEAIRQAWLDRMTMQRLRDLNQLSKDEAERIQRLRSEVGSPTQWAERAEQEARGRLQPLLNQALQMGAAASQTWDRKSTSSLRHQLSEQAADRAAESAEVLSEALLEELLADAARAAWTVETDRRTEGLAQLQLQAPTLESMLLRMEEMEKDQEAVRRRFATLTYSDPYYWSRRDTTGPQRSVPISRPVSPQPVRITRPALRHTTTADIVLESPVETGHSVLFEGSIREEVSPGQPGGSSTFPAPGERWGDGTRISVPASMQRNIQQYRQDHEAYLRLVAHEAVGSFNPWAIADSLSEELMSEALADVAAEFQDVCEEYAEAVFTSEFLQPITSPPASVPPLDIQ encoded by the exons atggctgcaaactttctgaAGGAGTCTCCGATGACATTAGGACAATCGAAAAGCTGGGTCACATTAGGTACAAATCGTAGCTCTCGACTTTCTCAGAACCAG TTACTTTTCAATGCAGCCATGCCTGCCAACGCCTATAACCGTGCTACCCAAGTTGGCCCACCTGCACCCATTGTGATTGAGAAGCTGATGCCCTGGGTAGAGAAGCGGGATGACCTGGATAGCACCTGcagctctctgtgtttctctgctctgTCTGAGGAGCGTCTGCTGGCTGCAGTCAGGCTGGCCAAGAGAGATCTGAGGAAGAGACGACAGGAGTCATTGAACAGCTCCCCCATCAGACCACAGCCAGAGGAGACCACTCCCATCAAGAACAATGTGGAGCAG AAGGTGGTTGTTCCTAAGGGGAGGTCCAAGACCGCCGGCCCCAAAGAAGATGTGATTCAGTCTGGAGCCAAGGTGCTTGTTTACACCCCCCAGAAGTACGTCTCCATACCCCCTGGGCCTGATCATGGCCGGTCCCCCCCAACCAAAGACCCAGGCCCAAGGCAAACAGCCAGCAAGGAGCCCCACACAGCCCTCAGCCAGGAAGTCCGCAGGCTGCAGAGAGAGCTGGCCAACTTCATCCAGAGAATAGATCAGCTGGCTAACAGAG GGCGAATGGTTGTAGAGCCCTTGGAGCCTGATGAGCAGCGCAGGGTGGTGGTCCGCAGACAGGAACAGGCAGCCCGCTCTGCACGCATCATCTACGTGCTACAACAACAGGTGAAAGAGATCCAAGAGGATTTAGACAAATTACGCTCCCAGAAGATTCAGCACACAAACAAA TCCAGAGCGATGGACAGGTTGGCTGCTGCCCACAGAGGGGCGGTCAGGGCCATGCAGGTGTTCACTAATCAGCTGTCTGACACGTCTGAGGGCAGGATGCCCTCCTATTATAAAGAGCTGGGCCAGCTGATCCGCCAGCTGTCTCTGTGCTCGGCCAAGGTGGAGGTGGGCCAGGGATCAGCCGTCCCAGAGACTGCCCTAGACATCCTGCTGAAACTAGAG aCCCTGGATACTGCTCTAAGCAAACAGGAGAGTCACGCACAGAGGAGGCAGGCCCGAGTACGCAGCTCCTCCCCTGCACGCCACCGCAGGTCTCCACATCGCAGCACGTCTCCTCCCCGTCCACCCAGGGGCCCTGTCACCAGGGGTCTCAGAGGACCTCGTAGAGCAGCAGGTCCCAAGAAGTCCTTCCCTG CAGATAGGAGAGCGGTCCCTCGGCATCAGCAGCCCCCCGGAGCCACAGAGCCTCCTCCACACCTGCATCGCAGCCAGATGCAGAGTTTGGTCCATCTCAGAGAATTCAGGGAAGGAGTGGGGCAGGTCCCCAACAGTCAAGGAGGACCACTGCACCCCGACAGGACAAAG CAGGGAGCCCATGTGAGGGATGCAGGTTTCCAGCAGCCCACAGTGGCTTCCAGGCTGAGAGTGTGTCAGCACTCACAGAAGGAGGCCTCTGTGCCCTGGATACCCACGTCACCTCACTctcctaaacaacaacaacagcg CTCCCCTCAGAAGGGGCCAGAGCCTCGATGTCTCTTCTCCCCCCTGAAGCCCTCCTCAGGACCCTCAGAGCAGCAACTAGTTGGTGTGGTGACAGCAGAGCAGGACCAGGGTCTGACCTCTGATAGACAGAGACAAGCCCACAACGAAGCCATCAG GCAGGCCTGGCTGGACAGGATGACCATGCAGAGACTGAGGGACCTAAATCAGCTGAGTAAAGATGAAGCAGAACGCATCCAGAGACTCCG gtctgaGGTGGGCTCTCCAACCCAGTGGGCTGAGAGAGCTGAGCAGGAGGCCCGAGGGAGACTTCAGCCTCTGTTGAACCAAGCCCTG CAGATGGGAGCTGCTGCCTCTCAGACCTGGGACAGAAAGTCCACATCATCACTGAGGCATCAACTGTCTGAACAGGCTGCAGACAGA GCTGCGGAGAGCGCTGAGGTGCTGAGTGAGGCCCTGCTAGAGGAGCTGCTGGCCGATGCAGCGCGGGCCGCCTGGacggtggagacagacagacggacggagggtttggcccagctcCAGCTCCAAGCCCCCACCCTGGAGAGCATGCTGCTACGcatggaggagatggag AAAGACCAGGAAGCTGTGAGGAGGCGTTTTGCTACCCTCACATACTCAGACCCTTACTACTGGAGCAGAAGGGACACTACTG GGCCCCAGAGGTCTGTTCCAATCTCCAGGCCAGTCTCTCCTCAGCCCGTTAGGATCACCAGGCCAGCActgagacacaccaccacagctGACATTgtcctggagagccctgtggagACCGG cCACAGTGTCCTGTTTGAGGGCAGCATCAGGGAGGAGGTCTCCCCAGGTCAACCTGGCGGCAGCAGCACCTTCCCAGCCccaggggagaggtggggagacgGGACGCGAATCTCTGTGCCAGCCAGCATGCAGAGGAATATCCAGCAATACAGACAGGACCACGAGGCCTACCTCCGCCTGGTAGCCCACGAGGCTGTGGGCAGCTTCAACCCCTGGGCCATTGCAGACAG TCTGTCAGAGGAGCTTATGTCCGAGGCCCTGGCTGACGTAGCAGCAGAGTTCCAGGACGTCTGTGAGGAGTACGCAGAGGCTGTCTTCACCTCCGAGTTCCTTCAGCCAATCACGTCACCTCCTGCTTCAGTTCCACCGTTAGACATCCAATAG